The nucleotide sequence CTGGACCCGCACCGGCGCGCATCAATTCCATGACCTGCTGCCTCTGCCCTATACCGAGGCCACCATCACGCACCTGGCCGAGCGCATCGACCAGGTCCAGAACGCGCTCGGGCGCCAGCTATTGCTGGAAAACGTCTCCAGCTACCTGACCTGGCAGCCCGACGAGATGAGCGAATGGGAGTTTCTGGCCGAGGTCAGCCGCCGTGCCGATTGCCTGATCCTGCTCGACCTGAACAACGTCATCGTCTCCAGCCACAATCATGACTTCGATCCGCTGGCCTATCTGGATGCCATGCCGGCGGAGCGTGTCTGGCAGCACCATCTCGCCGGGCACATCAGGCAGGACGTATCTGGCGGTGAGCTGTGCATCGACACCCACGACCAACCCGTCCCGGATACCGTGTGGTCATTGTATGACGCCGCACGCGAGCGCTTCGGCGATGTTGCCACCATGATCGAGCGCGATGACAACTTCCCGCCATGGTCGGAGCTGATGGAAGAATATGCCGAGCTGCGTCGCCGCAGTGGTCGCCCGCTGGCCGACGATCAACCGACCCGGACTGTCGCGGCGGCAATGAATGGGGGGCTGCACGCATGACGCATGCATCGACCACAGCGACGACAGCATCACAGTTCGATCGCCGCGCCTTGACCCAGCTTCAGGACGCCACCGCCGCCTATCTGGCCGCGCCGTCACCCGACACCCGCAGCATCGCGGCACAGGCTGTCATCAGTGATGAGCTGGCCAGTGCCGAGGAGCGCCTTGGCATCTATGCCACGGCTTACCGCCTGCGCCTGTTCGATGTCTTCGGCGGTGATTTCGAGGCCGTGCACACCTTGATTGGCGATGATGCCTTCGGCTTGCTGTGTCGCGAGTACCTCAATGCCCATCCGCCGAGCCACTACTCGATCCGCTGGGCAGGCCAGCACTTTCCGGCCTTCGTGGCCGCGCGCGAACCCCGGCGTTCGCTGGTCACCGAGATGGCGGCCTTCGAATGGGCACTGGGGCTGGCACTGGATGCCGAGGAGATCGCGCCGCTCAGCGTCGAGACCCTGCAAGGGCTCGCCCCGCAAGACTGGCCGACGCTGAGACTGGCAGCCCATCCGTCACTGCATCACTTCGCCTTTCATTTCGATACGCCGGCCATCTGGAAATCCATCGACAATGACGAGCCGCCACGTGCGCCGGTCGAGAGCGACATCCCCACGCCATGGATCGTCTGGCGTCAGCCCACCGAGGGCGCACCCGAGGTGCACTATCGCTCTCTCGAGCCATTGGAAGCGCTGGTGCTCAACGCCATTCTCTCTGCCGGTGATGACGGCCTGAGCTTCGCCTCACTGGGAGAGTTGCTGGCCCCCGAAGTCGGCGCCGAGGCAGCGCCGGGCGCCGCCATCAACCTGCTGGTGCAATGGATACCGGCCGGCATGCTGATACGGCCCGAAGACACCGGACGAGCCAGCCGCCATACCTCAGACCGTATTGCCTGAGGCGGCGCCCCCTCCTGCAACAGACCGGACATGACAGCCAGCCAGGAAAGCCGGACAATACACGCCGATCACCCCCTTGGTGATCGGCTTTCGTCTTCCTGCTGCCGTGATGCCCATGCCCCCTTCTTCCCATGATCTGCCCTCTTCTCCCGATGGCCTGCCCTGCGACGCGTCAGTGACGTCTCGACCACTCGTGTCGGCGCCCCTCGATGCTGACCCGGCTCACGAGGCCGAGCCCATCTTGCCACTCGACATCCTGTTTCAGGATGACGTGCTGGTGGTGGTGCAGAAGCCTTCTGGCCTGCTGGTGCATCGCAGCCCCATCGACAAGCATGAGACGGAATTTCTGCTGCAGCGCCTGCGTGACCAGATCGGCATGCACGTCTTCCCGGTGCATCGTCTCGATCGCCCGACCTCCGGGCTGATGGTCTTCGGCCTCTCACCGGAAGCCGCCCGCAAGCTGAGCGCCGCCTTCGAGGAACAGCAGGTCAGCAAACGCTATCTGGCCGTGGTGCGTGGCGTCGCTCCCGAACAGGAACGCCTGGACTACGGCCTGCGCAAGGAAGAGGGTCGCCTGCCCAAGGCCCAGATGCCGGAGCAGGAAGCCATCACCGACATCCGCCGACTGGCGCAGGTCGAGCTGCCCGTCGCGATCGACCGCTACCCCCAGTCACGCTTCTCGCTGGTGGAGGCACGCCCCTTGACCGGCCGTCGACACCAGATTCGTCGGCACCTGTCGCGCCGTGGCTATCCCATCATCGGAGATGCCAGGCACGGCAAGGGCAACTACAATCGTTACTTCGCCTCGACCCTGGAATGTCCGCGTCTGCTGCTGGCGGCGGTCGGACTGGAACTGCCGCACCCCGAGGGTGGCTGGTTGCGTCTTTCATGCCCACCGGATGGCGCCTACGCTGCCCTGCTGGCGCGCTTTGGCTGGCTGGGGCATCTGCCGGAGCGCCATGCCATCCA is from Cobetia marina and encodes:
- the bufB gene encoding MNIO family bufferin maturase, which encodes MTTASRSHQPATATSGAGQGLGLRPEYYHEILTTLPDIDWFEAISENYMGPGFIDSDGVSAGGKPLHFLERVREHYPIALHGVSLSIGGSNPIDTRYLRELRALCERIEPMWVSDHLCWTRTGAHQFHDLLPLPYTEATITHLAERIDQVQNALGRQLLLENVSSYLTWQPDEMSEWEFLAEVSRRADCLILLDLNNVIVSSHNHDFDPLAYLDAMPAERVWQHHLAGHIRQDVSGGELCIDTHDQPVPDTVWSLYDAARERFGDVATMIERDDNFPPWSELMEEYAELRRRSGRPLADDQPTRTVAAAMNGGLHA
- a CDS encoding HvfC/BufC N-terminal domain-containing protein; its protein translation is MTHASTTATTASQFDRRALTQLQDATAAYLAAPSPDTRSIAAQAVISDELASAEERLGIYATAYRLRLFDVFGGDFEAVHTLIGDDAFGLLCREYLNAHPPSHYSIRWAGQHFPAFVAAREPRRSLVTEMAAFEWALGLALDAEEIAPLSVETLQGLAPQDWPTLRLAAHPSLHHFAFHFDTPAIWKSIDNDEPPRAPVESDIPTPWIVWRQPTEGAPEVHYRSLEPLEALVLNAILSAGDDGLSFASLGELLAPEVGAEAAPGAAINLLVQWIPAGMLIRPEDTGRASRHTSDRIA
- a CDS encoding pseudouridine synthase, coding for MLPLDILFQDDVLVVVQKPSGLLVHRSPIDKHETEFLLQRLRDQIGMHVFPVHRLDRPTSGLMVFGLSPEAARKLSAAFEEQQVSKRYLAVVRGVAPEQERLDYGLRKEEGRLPKAQMPEQEAITDIRRLAQVELPVAIDRYPQSRFSLVEARPLTGRRHQIRRHLSRRGYPIIGDARHGKGNYNRYFASTLECPRLLLAAVGLELPHPEGGWLRLSCPPDGAYAALLARFGWLGHLPERHAIHQAERPESDLAGRPTDDLPE